One part of the Vicia villosa cultivar HV-30 ecotype Madison, WI linkage group LG6, Vvil1.0, whole genome shotgun sequence genome encodes these proteins:
- the LOC131610427 gene encoding serine carboxypeptidase-like 11 gives MANSSTSVLLHLILLLLSHILFQVATCGSIVKFLPGFNGPLPFVLETGYVGVGENDDVQVFYYFIESENNPKEDPLMLWLTGGPGCSALSGLIFEIGPLGFRKEEYNGSLPNLILKPHSWTKVSNIIFVDLPVYTGFTYATTNPGSDRSDSILVHQAHQFLRKWLVDHPKFQSNEIYIGGDSYSGVPVPVIVHKIVEGNEKGTQPWINLQGYLLGNPVTDRKEKNYLIPFAHGMGLISDELYNSLQINCNGEYINVDTTNVLCSRDIKSFDKCTSGLNTAHTLDPKCEWRDDTEKFLRRSLIKKYPSNFLTTNLRLPPISCRSYSYFLCGFWANDDNVRKALHIRKGSIGKWHRCSYNIPFKRDIFNTYDYHVNLSRKGIRSLIYSGDHDMTVPFLATQAWIRSLNYSIVNDWRQWHTNDQVSGYTRTYSNNMTFATVKGGGHTAPEFRPEECFDMYSRWISKRVL, from the exons ATGGCCAACTCTAGTACAAGTGTTCTTCTTCATCTTATTCTTCTTTTATTATCACATATTTTATTCCAAGTTGCTACATGTGGATCCATAGTAAAGTTTCTTCCTGGATTCAATGGACCTCTTCCTTTTGTTCTTGAAACTGG GTATGTGGGAGTGGGAGAAAATGATGATGTGCAAGTGTTTTACTATTTCATTGAATCTGAGAACAATCCAAAGGAAGATCCTCTCATGCTTTGGCTCACTGGTGGACCTGGCTGCTCTGCTTTGTCTGGCCTTATCTTTGAAATTG GACCTCTTGGATTTAGAAAGGAGGAATACAATGGGAGTTTGCCTAATTTGATTTTGAAGCCACACTCATGGACAAAG gTGAGTAACATTATATTTGTAGATTTGCCTGTATACACAGGCTTCACTTATGCCACAACAAATCCAGGGTCTGATCGAAGCGACTCGATATTAGTTCATCAAGCTCATCAATTTCTTAGAAAG TGGTTAGTTGATCAtccaaaatttcaatcaaatgaaATTTATATTGGTGGAGATTCATACTCTGGAGTTCCTGTTCCAGTAATTGTTCATAAAATTGTAGAAG GAAATGAAAAAGGTACCCAACCTTGGATTAATCTCCAG GGATACTTGTTGGGGAATCCTGTAACAGACAGAAAGGAAAAAAACTATCTAATCCCTTTTGCTCATGGAATGGGACTCATATCTGATGAATTGTACAAC TCACTCCAAATAAATTGCAATGGAGAGTATATAAATGTAGATACCACAAATGTCTTATGTTCTAGAGATATCAAATCATTTGACAAGTGTACATCAGGACTTAATACAGCTCATACTTTAGACCCAAAATGTGAGTGGCGTGATGATACTGAAAAGTTTCTGAGGAGATCTCTAATTAAGAAATATCCTTCCAACTTTCTCACTACAAATCTCAGACTGCCTCCAATAAGCTGTCGA AGTTATTCGTATTTTCTTTGCGGTTTTTGGGCCAATGATGATAATGTTCGCAAAGCATTGCACATACGTAAG GGTAGTATTGGAAAATGGCACCGCTGTTCCTATAATATACCTTTTAAGAGAGATATCTTTAACACCTATGACTATCATGTAAATCTCAGTAGAAAAGGCATTCGTTCACTAATTTACAG TGGCGATCATGACATGACAGTTCCATTCTTAGCGACACAAGCATGGATTAGATCTTTAAACTATTCAATTGTTAATGATTGGAGACAGTGGCATACAAATGACCAAGTTTCAGG ATATACAAGGACTTACTCTAATAATATGACATTTGCAACTGTGAAG GGTGGAGGACACACAGCTCCAGAGTTCCGACCCGAAGAATGTTTTGACATGTATAGTAGGTGGATATCAAAGAGAGTTTTGTag